One Chanodichthys erythropterus isolate Z2021 chromosome 10, ASM2448905v1, whole genome shotgun sequence DNA segment encodes these proteins:
- the gpat4 gene encoding glycerol-3-phosphate acyltransferase 4 isoform X2, whose amino-acid sequence MERGAREKNQHLYKPYSNGIIAKEPASLEQEIQEMRRGGAEPEFDMSDIFYFCRRGVESIVDDEVTKRFTAEELESWNLLTRSNYNFHHISTRLTALWGVGVLIRYGFLLPLRVTLAFTGVGLLVVLTSIVGLFPNGRMKNYLSDKVHLMCYRICVRALTAIITYHDSENKPKNGGICVANHTSPIDVIILASDGCYAMVGQVHGGLMGVIQRAMVKACPHIWFERSEVKDRHLVAKRLSDHVADESKLPILIFPEGTCINNTSVMMFKKGSFEIGCTVYPVAIKYDPRFGDAFWNSSKFGMVNYLLHMMSSWAIVCSVWYLPPMSRMEGEDAVQFANRVKAAIARKGGLADLLWDGGLKRGKVKEVFKEEQQKLYSKVLVGSSEDRSRS is encoded by the exons ATGGAACGAGGAGCCAGAGAGAAGAATCAGCATCTTTACAAACCCTACAGCAATG GGATCATTGCTAAAGAGCCAGCGTCCCTCGAACAGGAGATCCAGGAAATGAGGCGTGGCGGTGCAGAGCCCGAGTTTGACATGTCTGACATCTTTTATTTCTGCCGGCGAGGTGTGGAGAGCATCGTCGATGACGAGGTGACCAAGCGCTTCACAGCGGAGGAGCTGGAGTCCTGGAACCTGCTGACCCGCAGCAACTACAACTTCCACCACATCAGCACCAGGCTCACGGCGCTCTGGGGGGTGGGCGTGCTCATCCGCTATGGGTTTCTACTGCCACTCAG GGTCACGCTTGCTTTCACTGGTGTCGGTCTTCTCGTGGTTCTGACGTCAATCGTTGGCCTGTTTCCAAATGGAAG AATGAAGAATTATCTCAGCGACAAGGTTCATTTAATGTGTTACCGGATCTGTGTAAGAGCCCTCACAGCCATCATTACCTATCATGACAG TGAGAATAAACCCAAAAATGGAGGAATCTGTGTGGCCAATCACACCTCACCGATCGACGTCATCATTCTGGCCAGTGACGGATGTTATGCTATG GTGGGTCAGGTCCATGGTGGTCTGATGGGCGTCATTCAGAGGGCGATGGTGAAGGCCTGTCCTCACATCTGGTTTGAGAGGTCTGAAGTGAAGGACCGACACCTAGTGGCCAAACG attaagtGACCATGTTGCAGATGAAAGCAAACTTCCAATCCTCATATTCCCAGAAG GAACTTGTATTAACAACACTTCAGTCATGATGTTCAAGAAGGGAAGCTTTGAGATCGGCTGCACAGTTTATCCTGTGGCCATAAAG TATGATCCTCGCTTCGGTGATGCTTTCTGGAACAGCAGTAAGTTTGGGATGGTGAATTACCTGCTGCACATGATGAGCAGTTGGGCAATCGTGTGCAGCGTCTGGTACCTTCCACCAATGAGCCGAATG GAAGGGGAGGATGCTGTGCAGTTTGCCAATAGGGTTAAAGCAGCCATCGCTAGAAAGGGAGGACTGGCAGACTTGTTATG GGATGGTGGTCTGAAACGAGGGAAAGTCAAAGAAGTTTTCAAAGAGGAGCAGCAGAAACTTTACAGCAAGGTTTTAGTGGGCAGCAGCGAAGACCGCAGTCGCTCTTGA
- the LOC137028289 gene encoding PDZ and LIM domain protein 2-like, with the protein MTFRVNLTGPAPWGFRICGGRDFKRNLTVSKVHEGSRAGDAGLQPGDVILEINGQDTGAMLNVEAQNKIKINEHQLCLLIERWPIQSVRTMLYSVTSCCSSSTQEPSVRPKQTHESVQGQSKSSQSFRSPLERNCSRNQLKQHDQKDSTTCNLASDWIPTCKSQTTKKSVSFNYPVWSYGPVDPEELRRIKSMQVQSQRPRQSNTFRILQEGLERTSQPSGAIQHSQRFRTCERCGFIIVTQAVRIREGRHRHVECYTCRDCDLSLMERGHFCVDKELYCGEHFRQRCHHLKHW; encoded by the exons ATGACATTTAGAGTGAATTTGACAGGTCCAGCACCATGGGGGTTTCGTATCTGTGGAGGAAGAGACTTCAAGAGGAATCTGACCGTCTCAAAG GTTCATGAAGGCAGCAGGGCAGGCGACGCTGGGCTGCAGCCGGGGGACGTTATATTGGAGATTAATGGTCAGGATACCGGAGCAATGTTGAATGTGGAGGCTCAGAACAAAATCAAGATAAATGAACATCAGCTTTGTCTTCTTATTGAAAGGTG GCCCATTCAGAGTGTGAGAACGATGCTGTATTCTGTAACTTCCTGCTGTTCTTCTTCAACCCAGGAGCCATCAGTCAGGCCAAAGCAGACCCATGAGTCAGTACAGGGCCAGTCCAAGAG TTCTCAAAGCTTCAGATCCCCACTGGAGAGAAACTGCAGTCGAAACCAGCTGAAACAACATGATCAG AAGGATTCCACCACATGCAACCTTGCATCTGATTGGATTCCAACATGTAAATCACAGACCACCAAGAAAAG TGTAAGCTTTAATTATCCAGTATGGAGCTACGGTCCTGTTGACCCTGAAGAGCTCAGGAGAATCAAGAGTATGCAAGTTCAATCTCAGCGGCCCAGACAGTCCAACACTTTCAGAATACTACAGGAGGGACTAGAAC GAACATCACAGCCATCTGGAGCGATCCAGCACAGTCAAAGGTTCCGCACTTGTGAGAGATGTGGCTTCATCATTGT AACTCAGGCGGTGAGGATCAGAGAAGGACGCCACAGACACGTGGAGTGTTACACCTGCAGGGACTGTGATCTCAGTCTCATGGAGCGAGGACACTTCTGTGTGGATAAGGAGCTGTACTGTGGGGAACATTTTCGGCAGAGATGCCACCACTTAAAACACTGGTGA
- the gpat4 gene encoding glycerol-3-phosphate acyltransferase 4 isoform X1 yields MESYLFPFDSLICMLLGISFTVWFTLLLVFIIVPAILGVSFGIRRLYMKSLIKLFEWATLRMERGAREKNQHLYKPYSNGIIAKEPASLEQEIQEMRRGGAEPEFDMSDIFYFCRRGVESIVDDEVTKRFTAEELESWNLLTRSNYNFHHISTRLTALWGVGVLIRYGFLLPLRVTLAFTGVGLLVVLTSIVGLFPNGRMKNYLSDKVHLMCYRICVRALTAIITYHDSENKPKNGGICVANHTSPIDVIILASDGCYAMVGQVHGGLMGVIQRAMVKACPHIWFERSEVKDRHLVAKRLSDHVADESKLPILIFPEGTCINNTSVMMFKKGSFEIGCTVYPVAIKYDPRFGDAFWNSSKFGMVNYLLHMMSSWAIVCSVWYLPPMSRMEGEDAVQFANRVKAAIARKGGLADLLWDGGLKRGKVKEVFKEEQQKLYSKVLVGSSEDRSRS; encoded by the exons TCGTACCCGCAATCCTTGGCGTGTCCTTCGGGATCCGCAGACTGTATATGAAGTCGCTGATCAAGCTTTTTGAG TGGGCGACCTTAAGAATGGAACGAGGAGCCAGAGAGAAGAATCAGCATCTTTACAAACCCTACAGCAATG GGATCATTGCTAAAGAGCCAGCGTCCCTCGAACAGGAGATCCAGGAAATGAGGCGTGGCGGTGCAGAGCCCGAGTTTGACATGTCTGACATCTTTTATTTCTGCCGGCGAGGTGTGGAGAGCATCGTCGATGACGAGGTGACCAAGCGCTTCACAGCGGAGGAGCTGGAGTCCTGGAACCTGCTGACCCGCAGCAACTACAACTTCCACCACATCAGCACCAGGCTCACGGCGCTCTGGGGGGTGGGCGTGCTCATCCGCTATGGGTTTCTACTGCCACTCAG GGTCACGCTTGCTTTCACTGGTGTCGGTCTTCTCGTGGTTCTGACGTCAATCGTTGGCCTGTTTCCAAATGGAAG AATGAAGAATTATCTCAGCGACAAGGTTCATTTAATGTGTTACCGGATCTGTGTAAGAGCCCTCACAGCCATCATTACCTATCATGACAG TGAGAATAAACCCAAAAATGGAGGAATCTGTGTGGCCAATCACACCTCACCGATCGACGTCATCATTCTGGCCAGTGACGGATGTTATGCTATG GTGGGTCAGGTCCATGGTGGTCTGATGGGCGTCATTCAGAGGGCGATGGTGAAGGCCTGTCCTCACATCTGGTTTGAGAGGTCTGAAGTGAAGGACCGACACCTAGTGGCCAAACG attaagtGACCATGTTGCAGATGAAAGCAAACTTCCAATCCTCATATTCCCAGAAG GAACTTGTATTAACAACACTTCAGTCATGATGTTCAAGAAGGGAAGCTTTGAGATCGGCTGCACAGTTTATCCTGTGGCCATAAAG TATGATCCTCGCTTCGGTGATGCTTTCTGGAACAGCAGTAAGTTTGGGATGGTGAATTACCTGCTGCACATGATGAGCAGTTGGGCAATCGTGTGCAGCGTCTGGTACCTTCCACCAATGAGCCGAATG GAAGGGGAGGATGCTGTGCAGTTTGCCAATAGGGTTAAAGCAGCCATCGCTAGAAAGGGAGGACTGGCAGACTTGTTATG GGATGGTGGTCTGAAACGAGGGAAAGTCAAAGAAGTTTTCAAAGAGGAGCAGCAGAAACTTTACAGCAAGGTTTTAGTGGGCAGCAGCGAAGACCGCAGTCGCTCTTGA